The genomic window TGTTCTTTCCTTTTCTGTTTATGATTTCAAGTAGCTGTGTTTCCAACAGCAATTTGAGGTACGTGTTCAATTGGGCAAAACTTAGGTTGGCTTTGTACATGATTTGAGTTTTTAATGCTCCGTTTTTGGCGATGTCGAGCATTTCTGCAATGATAAATAAGCGGTCTCTGCGTTTGTGCGGGTTGTTCCAGTTTATCAATCTGTACACCTTGTCTAGAAATATCGTCTATAACATTCACGGGTGAGGCGGGTTAAAAGGGGTGTTTCGTAAGATTCTATATTCCGTGGGGCGACATATTTTCGTGCGCACATTTGGCTTGACGTTTGTGAAAGGGTCTTGAAAGTTTTCTTGTTGAGTAGAACAGTTTGGTTAATTTGGGAAGGTGAGGCGTCGTTTTTTGACGTTTGGATGGTGTTGTGGGTGTATTTGTGTGCGACGTTTCTACGAGAATGTTTATTAAGACTTCAGATATCATACGCTCTGGGTCGAGAAAATGCTCAACCAAAGATTCTCCACAATAATCCTCCTAACAGTCATAACTATGGCAGTTGCAGCAGTAGTCATAACTTCCGGATTACTCTTCGGAAGCCAAACAATCAACAACCAAGGCAACGTCAACTCCGTAGGGGTAGGTGTCTACTGGGAAAACGCGTGCATAAACGAAATATTAACAATTGACTGGGGCTATATGGAGCCTGGCGCAAGCCAAAACGTCACCATCTATATTCAAAATGAAGGCACAGTCCCTATGACGTTGAACATGACAACCGACAACTGGATCCCTTCTTCAGCTTCCACATACATGACGTTGAGTTGGGACAGCGAAGGCAGCCAAGTTAATGCCAATTCGGTTCTGGAAACGGTCTTAACCCTATCAGTAGCATCAAACATCAGTGAGATTAGCAGCTTCAGCTTCGACATAACCATAACAGGCACCGAATAACACATTCAAAATCTCCCATGTTCTTTAAACCCATGTTTTCCCTTTTTATTGGTGACAGAGAAACCTTTCAGAATGTTGTAAGTTTTCATAAGGGAAAAATACGAATGCGGCGCGCGCGCCTTGTTGTTTATGAAAAGTTATGGGCTGAAGGAGATCTATTCTTTTGATAAGCATTTTGATCGATTAAAGGACATTGTGAGGTTGTCTAAGATTTAGTGTCCAAAAAGTTTTATCTGCGTTCGTGTGTGCTGCGGGTGCGATTCTGAAACTCGGGTCTGAAAGTGTTTGTATTCGCAAGCAAATGATGCTGAGATATTTGGAATAGTTTATTTTTGTGTGGTGTGGTTTTTGCGTTTTGTGCGCGTTGGAGTAACTTTTTTTCGGAATGCTATTATTCCGAAGGCTGCAAGAAATGCTATGAGGATTGTTATTGTTCCTAGGGGAACCTCGGGGACCACATTGTTGAGAGTAGTGGTATAGTGAGTAGAGGTTGGGTCAATAGAGGTTGTTCTAGGTATTGTATCTCCTGTTTGTTCAGTGATTATTACTTCCCAGAGTCCAGCCTTGTCTGTGATTCCGTTTAATATTTTATCATAATTACGGGTGTAGGAAGTTTCTTTGTAGCGAGTCTTGCCTTCGGGGTCTATAACGGTGATGTCGAATGGGGTTTTTGTTGAATAAGTGATTATTCTTACTTTTTCACCCATTTCAAAGGTGCTTGCTGTGGTGCCGTCTTCTTTTGCGACGTATACGTTTATTGCATACGTTTGTTGTGCTAGAGATAGAATTATTACTACAGCGAATGCTATGGTCGTTAGAATGTGCCTGCTCTTTTGCATATGTTCACCCTTTCTGGCTTCTTATTTGGGAGGTAGAAGTTTAAAGGTTTCTGTTATGTTGTACTAGAAAATGTATTCTAGTTTTCTATTTGTTTAGTTCGACTGGTAACAAAGATTCGAATTTTGCGAGGTTGTACGTGTCGAAAATGGTTTTCTTTGAGTCGATTTGAAAACTGTTAGTATAGATAGTGCGAAAAGAATAAGGTATGCGAGATGTGGAATTAAAAGCTCTAGAGGAACTGAAAGGGGAAAGTGGAGAAATGATGGGAGTAAAACTGTTAAGGTGGGCACAGAAAGAGACAGGTGTGACAGCGTGCCTTTGAGTAGCTTTTGCATGTCTTTTGTTTTGAGCATTATTGCCACTGCGACTAGGAAGCTGCTCCATTCTAGGATGATGTTGGTTTGGCTAAGTATGGAGATTGATAGGCCGTACCATGTTGACGTTATGGGCCAGAGAAGTTGGGCTCCTTGTGCTTGTGCACCGCCTGTTATGAAGTCACCGATTAAGCTGTGTTGCGCCAATGCGGCGAAATAGGGTATTGCTTTGCTTCTGTATCGGATGAAGAGTGGGATGAATATTGCTGTTGTAGTTATGATTGAGTGGGTTATGGTTCGGTGTTCCACGCCGGGGATTAGTATGTCTACGTCGGGTATCAACGAGAGTAGAAATATTAGTGGTAGATTGATTTTTTGTTTGAGAAGCTTCGCTGACGCCTTGGCGAATAAGTAGCCTAGTGATAGGTGGCCTACAGCAAACATGTTGTTCCCCGAATCAACAATGCTATCATATAGATATTCTTTGTTCTTAACAGAGATTGTTTGGACAGAAAAAAGTGGGATTGTTTAGTCATTTTCGTCGTTGCTGTGTTTTCTCGGAAACAAAGTGAATGATTTGGTGTGCGTTAGGAGGACTTGTTTCAGCTTTAGATGTAAGCAAACATATTAGTTTGATTCGCATACTTGATGTTTTTGGGAGAAAGTGCTAGGAAGGCTCTCGTTGTCCGTTGCGAAGGGCGGTTTTCTCATGATAATGCTCTGCGAAGATGCTGTAGCGTGTTCTCCTTCCAAAGGTTAACGTCTTCGTTTCGTAGAATGCAACCGGCAGCGTCTTGGTGGCCTCCTCCAGACGCTTGAACCAAGCCTGCGACAGTTGCTTCAGCTAAAGTGGCGAGGTCGGTTTTTGTTTTGCTTCCCCTTCGCAAAGACACCTTTAGCGTTTTCTGAGTTTCAGGGGACATTACGGCGATTATCGTGTTTGGGTTGCTGTGCTGTAGCTGCGTGGCTATTTGGCTGGTAATGTTGAATTTGGGTTTTAGCGAGTAAAATACTACTCGGGTATCTAGATGAAACTCGGCTTCAGAGTCAAACTGTTCCAGATATTTTCTTAATTCTTCGTCAACTTCTCTCCTAAACCTGTGGAGGAGTCTGGCTTTTTTCGTTTTGCCTTCCAGCAACGCTGTAGGGTCGTCCAATTGCAACGCTTCGTTCAA from Candidatus Bathyarchaeota archaeon includes these protein-coding regions:
- a CDS encoding winged helix-turn-helix domain-containing protein, translated to MINWNNPHKRRDRLFIIAEMLDIAKNGALKTQIMYKANLSFAQLNTYLKLLLETQLLEIINRKGKNIYKTTKKGCEYMQSYKEIIETLSNNTNNTNNNNSPRIKGGPTIYWIKKP
- a CDS encoding metal-dependent hydrolase; the protein is MFAVGHLSLGYLFAKASAKLLKQKINLPLIFLLSLIPDVDILIPGVEHRTITHSIITTTAIFIPLFIRYRSKAIPYFAALAQHSLIGDFITGGAQAQGAQLLWPITSTWYGLSISILSQTNIILEWSSFLVAVAIMLKTKDMQKLLKGTLSHLSLSVPTLTVLLPSFLHFPLSVPLELLIPHLAYLILFALSILTVFKSTQRKPFSTRTTSQNSNLCYQSN